From Nitrospirota bacterium, one genomic window encodes:
- a CDS encoding transposase, whose product MKSHIVFIDESGMLMAPLVRRTWSPRGQTPILYQKTCSHKKVSVIGALCIAPRRNLLSMYFRLHPDANINAAEIVAFLLCLLKELQGHIIIVWDRFQPHRSQKVQKLLGVNARLNLDFFPPYAPELNPVEYVWAHTKMNPMANMTAMELDALTMNTRGNMRSLQKKQPLLRSFLKKWPLFTS is encoded by the coding sequence CTGAAATCGCATATCGTTTTTATCGACGAAAGCGGCATGCTGATGGCTCCGCTGGTCAGGAGAACTTGGAGCCCTCGTGGGCAAACTCCTATCCTGTATCAGAAAACCTGTTCTCATAAAAAAGTCTCTGTTATCGGTGCGCTTTGCATCGCTCCCCGAAGAAACTTGCTCAGCATGTATTTTCGCCTGCATCCTGATGCCAATATCAATGCAGCCGAGATTGTAGCCTTCCTTCTGTGTCTCCTGAAAGAACTGCAGGGGCATATCATTATCGTGTGGGATCGTTTTCAGCCTCATCGATCCCAAAAAGTACAGAAGCTGCTTGGTGTCAATGCACGACTGAATCTCGACTTCTTTCCTCCCTACGCTCCTGAACTCAACCCTGTTGAATATGTCTGGGCACATACGAAAATGAATCCAATGGCCAATATGACTGCAATGGAACTCGACGCATTGACAATGAATACTCGTGGCAACATGCGCTCTTTGCAAAAGAAGCAGCCACTGCTTCGCTCATTCTTAAAAAAGTGGCCTCTCTTTACGTCTTAA